In the Pseudanabaena sp. PCC 7367 genome, one interval contains:
- a CDS encoding AAA family ATPase, whose translation MRLIGLELTNFRQHKSTEIQFPSGLTGILGENGSGKSTILEAIAWVLYGNQKGVARGDVDSLIWRQAPGKSAASVMLKFAFGDRHYQIKRSQSSSRGTVDLQQDGRTIANSNKAVAEKLTEIIGMSHTEFFNSYFTGQKDLSFLGSIKGATERERFIAKMLGYEKITAAQGEAGKAGSIRSDRRNQQRQVDRLEGSRGDLDKIKAQITFQQTELEAAQSSSEAVTVVLMSALEQKQALEPQLTELEQKRDRHVELDKQQQIKTAALTKLTQQIDRLGQEQVRRREAVGKYDRLSQALQNYDQIKAQHNHLSELKQAATRRNDLSVRLPKLRAEITELKQNLDRLDQVESRLAKTKQAIAHFQQELETTEAEIRTQTRSWQEQQANLRAQITSEQKNLRNITKQKNVIVQAGHDGICPTCERPLQAEYDTVVGNFASQVVHLESHIKEWQQQLSAIDAPPPSLQQSQQQQLQLKQDYQNEQRLEQQLTADLAKRQLWQKAQDEKQAEVTNVTAQIAAIPSGFDAQTHTQLEQQLQQLEPQREEFLRLANAPQQLQDINAQLSELTQEKAQVETAIAELNDQIQLLKFDPAAYAQVKQAIATASQELEAARIAQIEAKAKVENTQKMLELAQQQEVEFHRRDAEYQKAKQELILLDELDSAFTELRQYLTEQIRPQLAESASIFLTQLTDGRYDAIEIDPKYNILVLDHGDPKPVISGGEEDIVNLCLRLAISQMITERSGQPFSLLILDEVFGSLDQGRRENVIGLLHSLEQQFEQVLIISHIEAIKEGVNQAIRLEFDPQEQCSKLVSA comes from the coding sequence AACTTTCGCCAGCACAAATCAACTGAGATCCAGTTCCCGTCAGGGCTAACTGGCATTTTGGGTGAAAATGGTTCCGGCAAAAGCACAATCCTCGAAGCGATCGCCTGGGTGTTGTATGGCAATCAAAAGGGGGTGGCCAGGGGTGATGTAGACTCTTTGATCTGGCGGCAAGCCCCAGGTAAGTCAGCCGCGAGCGTAATGTTGAAGTTTGCGTTTGGCGATCGCCACTATCAAATCAAACGCAGCCAATCCAGTTCGCGTGGCACAGTTGACTTGCAGCAGGATGGTCGCACGATCGCTAACTCAAACAAGGCCGTAGCCGAAAAGCTAACCGAAATCATCGGCATGAGCCACACCGAATTTTTTAATAGCTATTTCACTGGCCAAAAGGATCTTAGCTTCTTGGGCTCGATCAAAGGGGCAACCGAGCGAGAACGGTTTATTGCCAAAATGCTCGGCTATGAAAAAATTACCGCTGCCCAGGGCGAGGCTGGTAAAGCGGGTTCAATTCGCAGCGATCGCCGCAATCAACAACGCCAGGTCGATCGGCTGGAAGGGAGTCGGGGCGATCTAGACAAAATCAAAGCCCAAATTACATTTCAGCAAACCGAGTTGGAAGCTGCCCAATCTAGCTCCGAGGCGGTAACTGTGGTTTTGATGTCTGCCCTGGAGCAAAAGCAAGCCCTGGAGCCACAGCTAACCGAGCTAGAACAAAAACGCGATCGCCATGTTGAGCTAGATAAGCAACAGCAAATTAAAACCGCAGCCCTGACTAAATTAACTCAGCAGATCGATCGCCTCGGCCAGGAGCAAGTCCGCCGCCGTGAGGCCGTAGGCAAATATGATCGACTCTCCCAGGCTTTACAAAATTATGATCAGATCAAGGCTCAACATAACCATCTGAGTGAACTCAAGCAGGCGGCTACTCGGCGTAATGATCTAAGTGTGCGCTTGCCCAAACTACGGGCGGAGATTACGGAACTCAAGCAAAACCTCGATCGGCTGGATCAGGTTGAATCGCGCTTAGCTAAGACGAAACAAGCGATCGCCCATTTTCAGCAAGAGCTGGAAACGACCGAGGCTGAAATTAGAACCCAGACCAGAAGCTGGCAGGAGCAACAGGCCAACCTCCGCGCCCAGATCACCAGTGAACAGAAAAATCTGCGCAATATAACTAAGCAAAAAAATGTGATTGTACAAGCTGGACATGATGGCATCTGCCCCACCTGCGAGCGTCCCTTGCAAGCGGAATATGACACCGTGGTGGGTAATTTTGCCAGCCAGGTTGTCCATTTGGAATCACACATTAAAGAATGGCAGCAACAGTTAAGCGCGATCGATGCCCCACCACCATCTTTGCAGCAATCGCAACAACAACAGTTACAGCTAAAACAGGACTATCAAAATGAGCAACGGCTCGAACAACAACTGACTGCAGATCTGGCCAAGCGGCAACTGTGGCAAAAAGCACAGGATGAAAAGCAAGCCGAGGTTACCAATGTCACTGCCCAGATCGCGGCGATCCCATCGGGTTTTGATGCCCAAACCCATACTCAACTAGAGCAACAATTACAGCAGCTTGAACCACAGCGGGAAGAGTTTTTGCGGTTGGCCAATGCCCCACAGCAACTACAAGACATCAATGCCCAGTTAAGTGAATTAACCCAGGAAAAGGCGCAAGTTGAAACCGCGATCGCTGAATTAAATGACCAAATCCAGCTTCTAAAGTTCGATCCGGCGGCCTATGCCCAGGTTAAACAAGCGATCGCCACCGCTAGCCAGGAACTTGAGGCGGCCAGAATTGCCCAGATCGAGGCCAAGGCGAAAGTAGAGAATACTCAAAAAATGCTGGAGCTAGCTCAACAGCAAGAAGTAGAGTTTCATCGCCGCGATGCTGAATATCAAAAGGCCAAGCAGGAATTGATCCTCTTAGATGAATTGGACAGTGCCTTTACGGAGCTACGCCAATACCTAACTGAGCAAATTCGCCCCCAATTAGCGGAAAGTGCCAGCATTTTCCTAACCCAGTTGACCGACGGCAGGTATGACGCGATCGAAATTGATCCCAAATACAACATCCTGGTGCTGGATCATGGCGATCCCAAACCGGTCATTTCTGGTGGTGAGGAGGATATTGTTAACCTGTGCCTAAGGTTAGCGATCTCGCAGATGATTACGGAACGCAGTGGCCAGCCTTTTTCGCTTTTAATCCTGGATGAGGTGTTTGGCTCGCTTGATCAAGGCCGACGTGAAAATGTAATTGGTTTGCTGCACAGCCTGGAGCAACAGTTTGAACAGGTTTTGATTATTTCTCACATTGAAGCGATCAAGGAAGGGGTAAATCAGGCGATCCGTCTGGAGTTTGATCCCCAGGAACAATGCTCAAAGTTAGTGAGTGCTTGA
- a CDS encoding tetratricopeptide repeat protein, with the protein MYNPEIPQLLDDLKQDDEAVRDRATRRLWQIWFGQKGEHGREQLQRADTLMSFSHILAAEELLNDLIETHPDFAEAWNRRAILYYTEGKYEKAIADCQKVVELAPYHFGAWHGLGLCLAEMGEYGEASQAFRRAIAIQPHALINQRLMLECMARLTP; encoded by the coding sequence ATGTATAACCCTGAGATTCCCCAGTTGCTAGATGACTTGAAGCAAGATGATGAAGCGGTGCGCGATCGAGCCACTCGCAGGCTCTGGCAGATCTGGTTTGGTCAAAAAGGTGAGCATGGCCGGGAACAACTGCAACGGGCAGATACCCTGATGTCGTTTAGTCATATATTAGCGGCAGAAGAATTATTGAATGATTTAATCGAAACTCATCCCGATTTTGCCGAAGCCTGGAATCGCCGCGCCATCCTTTATTACACCGAAGGCAAATATGAAAAGGCGATCGCCGATTGTCAAAAGGTAGTCGAGCTGGCTCCCTATCATTTTGGTGCTTGGCATGGGTTGGGGTTGTGCTTGGCGGAGATGGGTGAATATGGTGAGGCTAGTCAAGCATTCCGACGGGCGATCGCCATTCAACCCCATGCCTTGATCAATCAAAGGTTGATGTTGGAATGTATGGCAAGGTTGACTCCTTAA
- the rplC gene encoding 50S ribosomal protein L3: MSVGILGTKLGITQVFDDEGNVVPVTVVQAGPCKITQIKTEVKEGYNAIQVGFGNTREKLLTKPELGHLAKSQTSPVKHLHEYRVDDTGTYDLGQEIDVSIFNDGDLIDVSGVSVGKGFSGYQKRHNFRRGPMSHGSKNHRQPGSTGAGTTPGRVYPGKKMAGRLGGVKVTIRKLTVFQVDSEKNILLVRGSVPGKPGALLNITPANIVGGKK; encoded by the coding sequence ATGTCTGTTGGAATCCTTGGCACCAAATTGGGAATTACCCAAGTCTTCGATGACGAAGGCAACGTTGTTCCCGTCACCGTAGTACAAGCCGGCCCATGTAAAATCACCCAAATCAAAACGGAAGTCAAGGAAGGCTATAACGCCATTCAAGTTGGCTTTGGTAATACCCGCGAAAAGCTGTTGACCAAGCCCGAATTGGGGCACTTAGCCAAATCGCAAACTTCTCCGGTCAAGCATTTGCATGAATATCGGGTTGATGATACTGGCACTTACGATTTGGGTCAGGAAATAGATGTTTCCATTTTTAATGATGGCGATCTAATTGATGTTTCTGGGGTCAGTGTTGGTAAAGGTTTTTCCGGTTACCAAAAACGACACAATTTTCGCCGTGGGCCAATGTCGCATGGTTCCAAGAACCACCGCCAACCTGGTTCAACTGGTGCAGGTACTACTCCTGGCCGGGTTTATCCAGGTAAGAAAATGGCAGGTCGCCTTGGCGGTGTCAAAGTTACGATCAGAAAGCTGACTGTGTTTCAGGTCGATAGCGAAAAGAACATTTTGCTGGTGAGGGGATCAGTACCCGGCAAACCCGGAGCGCTCCTCAATATCACCCCTGCCAACATTGTGGGTGGCAAAAAATAA
- the rplD gene encoding 50S ribosomal protein L4, with the protein MPTVIDWTGNQVGEVELQLKVAKESTAADLVHRAVVRQLNNARQGNASTKTRAEVRGGGRKPWRQKGTGRARAGSSRSPLWSGGGVIFGPKPKDYNLNMNRKERRLALRTAFQSRLEDMVVVEDFIGNLPQPKTAELAKALERWGVEPGQKTLLIIDQRQEMVYLSARNMPKLKLTVADQLSVYNIVMADKIVVTAPALEKIKAVYGGDRTELAATVEEK; encoded by the coding sequence ATGCCGACAGTAATTGATTGGACCGGAAATCAGGTTGGGGAAGTTGAGTTGCAGCTCAAAGTCGCTAAGGAATCCACCGCCGCAGACTTGGTGCACCGCGCTGTGGTCAGACAGCTTAATAATGCCAGACAGGGTAATGCCAGCACCAAAACCCGTGCCGAAGTGCGTGGTGGTGGGCGTAAACCTTGGCGGCAGAAGGGTACTGGTCGAGCCAGAGCTGGTTCTAGCCGATCGCCACTGTGGAGTGGTGGTGGTGTGATCTTTGGCCCCAAACCGAAAGATTACAACCTCAATATGAACCGCAAAGAAAGACGCTTGGCGCTAAGAACTGCGTTTCAAAGTCGGCTTGAGGATATGGTAGTGGTTGAAGATTTTATTGGCAATCTACCTCAGCCAAAAACTGCTGAGTTGGCTAAGGCTCTAGAACGATGGGGTGTAGAACCTGGCCAAAAAACTCTATTAATTATCGATCAAAGGCAGGAAATGGTTTATCTTTCAGCTCGAAATATGCCAAAGCTAAAGCTAACCGTTGCCGATCAGCTCAGCGTCTATAACATTGTGATGGCAGACAAGATTGTCGTTACCGCACCTGCCCTGGAAAAGATTAAGGCTGTTTATGGTGGCGATCGCACTGAATTGGCAGCTACCGTGGAGGAAAAATAG
- a CDS encoding 50S ribosomal protein L23 — protein sequence MAKIPTEFDQRRLPDLIKRPLINEKATRMLELNKYTFDVDPKATKPEIKAAIESLFDVKVIKVNTHNPPAPARRVGRFAGKRPHYKRAIVTLAAEDEIDLFPDV from the coding sequence ATGGCAAAAATCCCAACTGAATTTGACCAGCGTCGTCTGCCCGATTTGATCAAGCGACCATTGATCAATGAAAAGGCCACCCGCATGTTGGAGCTGAACAAATATACCTTTGATGTTGATCCCAAGGCGACCAAGCCAGAAATCAAAGCTGCGATCGAAAGTTTGTTTGATGTGAAAGTGATTAAGGTTAATACCCATAATCCCCCTGCTCCCGCCCGCCGCGTTGGTAGGTTTGCCGGCAAGCGCCCCCACTATAAACGTGCGATCGTGACCCTGGCCGCCGAAGACGAGATTGATTTGTTCCCCGACGTATAG
- the rplB gene encoding 50S ribosomal protein L2 yields MGVRSYKPYSAGTRQLTTSDFADVTKATPEKSLTKRSHRKKGRNNRGVITSRRRGGGHKRLYRVIDFKRDKRNIPARVAAIEYDPNRNARIALLFYKDGEKRYILAPRNLKVDDFVQAGEDAPFEVGNSLPLYRIPLGTMVHNVELTPGKGGQIVRSAGCGAQIAAKEGDFVTLKLPSSEVRLIRRECYATIGQIGNSEHANQSAGKAGRNRWKARRPKVRGSVMNPCDHPHGGGEGRAPIGRSGPVTPWGKPTLGYKTRKKRKASDALIVRRRRKGSKRGKGGRNA; encoded by the coding sequence ATGGGCGTTCGTTCATACAAACCATATTCCGCCGGCACCAGACAGTTAACAACTTCTGATTTTGCCGATGTTACCAAAGCAACTCCGGAGAAGTCCCTAACCAAGCGATCCCATCGCAAGAAGGGTCGGAATAATCGTGGTGTGATTACCAGCCGCAGACGCGGTGGTGGCCACAAGCGACTATATCGGGTGATTGACTTCAAGCGAGATAAGCGAAATATTCCGGCGCGGGTAGCAGCGATCGAATATGATCCCAACCGGAATGCCCGCATTGCGCTGTTGTTCTACAAAGATGGCGAAAAGCGTTATATCCTGGCACCTCGCAATCTTAAGGTTGATGACTTTGTGCAGGCCGGTGAAGATGCACCATTTGAAGTTGGTAACTCCTTGCCACTCTATCGGATTCCGCTGGGTACGATGGTACACAACGTGGAACTGACCCCCGGCAAGGGTGGGCAAATTGTGCGATCGGCTGGGTGTGGTGCGCAAATTGCCGCCAAAGAAGGTGACTTTGTTACCCTCAAGCTACCTTCCTCTGAAGTGCGCTTAATTAGACGAGAATGCTACGCCACGATCGGCCAAATTGGTAATTCTGAACATGCCAACCAGAGTGCTGGTAAAGCTGGCCGGAATCGTTGGAAAGCTCGCCGTCCAAAGGTACGTGGTTCGGTGATGAACCCATGCGATCACCCCCACGGTGGTGGTGAAGGTCGCGCGCCGATCGGTCGCAGTGGCCCAGTTACCCCCTGGGGCAAGCCAACCCTTGGGTATAAAACTCGCAAGAAGCGTAAGGCTAGCGATGCCCTGATTGTCCGCCGTCGTCGCAAAGGCTCGAAGCGGGGCAAGGGCGGCCGGAACGCATAA
- the rpsS gene encoding 30S ribosomal protein S19 — MARSLKKGPFIADSLLSKVEKLNAKGDKQVIKTWSRASTIVPQMIGHTIAVHNGRQHVPVFITDQMVGHKLGEFAPTRTFRGHAKSDKKARR; from the coding sequence ATGGCTAGATCCCTTAAAAAAGGTCCGTTTATCGCCGATTCATTGTTGAGCAAAGTAGAAAAGCTCAATGCCAAAGGCGATAAGCAAGTAATAAAAACCTGGTCGCGGGCATCAACGATCGTGCCCCAGATGATCGGCCATACGATCGCTGTCCATAATGGCAGGCAGCATGTGCCCGTATTTATTACTGACCAGATGGTAGGACACAAACTGGGTGAATTTGCCCCCACCCGTACGTTTCGTGGCCATGCCAAAAGCGACAAAAAGGCAAGGAGATAG
- the rplV gene encoding 50S ribosomal protein L22 gives MLLETDEVKAQAKYVRMAPSKARRVLDQIRGRSYREALVILEFMPYRACEPITKVLRSAVANAEHNRGMNPVDLVINQAFADMGPSFRRFRPRAQGRAFKIKKPTCHITITVKPMEEA, from the coding sequence ATGCTATTGGAAACAGATGAAGTTAAAGCTCAGGCTAAATACGTGCGGATGGCTCCTAGCAAGGCTCGGCGCGTCCTAGACCAAATTCGGGGTCGCAGCTACCGTGAGGCTCTGGTAATTCTAGAGTTTATGCCCTACCGCGCCTGTGAGCCAATCACTAAGGTATTGCGATCGGCGGTGGCCAATGCTGAGCATAACCGAGGCATGAATCCGGTTGATCTAGTCATCAATCAAGCCTTTGCAGACATGGGGCCCAGCTTCAGACGCTTCAGGCCAAGAGCCCAGGGGCGAGCCTTCAAAATCAAGAAACCCACCTGCCACATTACGATCACCGTCAAGCCAATGGAGGAAGCATAA
- the rpsC gene encoding 30S ribosomal protein S3, with translation MGQKVHPNGLRVGVIRPHLSRWFADGDRYPILASEDFEIRKYITKTLDNAGVADVRIERKADQVDIEIRTARPGVVVGRGGSGIDQLRQGLLKHLGKVGTKEKTGTSQIRINVVEVARVDAEAALIGEYIAQQIERRVSFRRVVRQAIQRAQRAGVEGIKVQVGGRLNGAEIARTEWVREGRVPLHTIRADIDYAYRTASTVYGIIGVKVWIFKGEIEPGQEAAAPAQPQPRRRQQQRRRPQFEDRSGAEG, from the coding sequence ATGGGACAGAAAGTTCACCCCAATGGTTTACGGGTCGGCGTAATCAGGCCACATCTATCGCGCTGGTTTGCCGATGGCGATCGCTATCCAATTCTAGCTTCCGAAGATTTTGAAATCCGCAAATACATCACCAAAACCCTCGATAACGCTGGCGTTGCTGATGTACGGATCGAGCGCAAAGCTGACCAGGTAGACATCGAAATTCGTACCGCCCGCCCTGGCGTGGTAGTTGGCCGTGGTGGTTCGGGAATCGATCAACTGCGCCAAGGTTTGCTAAAGCATCTGGGCAAAGTAGGCACCAAAGAGAAAACCGGCACCAGCCAAATTCGGATCAATGTCGTAGAAGTGGCCAGGGTTGATGCTGAAGCGGCGCTGATCGGTGAGTATATTGCCCAGCAGATCGAACGCCGGGTTTCGTTCCGACGAGTGGTACGCCAAGCGATTCAACGTGCCCAAAGAGCTGGTGTAGAAGGGATTAAGGTACAAGTTGGCGGTCGCCTCAACGGCGCTGAGATCGCCCGGACTGAATGGGTCAGAGAAGGCCGCGTCCCCCTCCATACAATCCGTGCTGATATTGATTATGCCTATCGCACTGCCAGCACTGTCTACGGCATCATCGGTGTCAAGGTTTGGATATTTAAGGGTGAGATAGAGCCTGGTCAAGAAGCAGCAGCACCGGCACAACCACAACCTCGTCGTCGCCAACAACAGCGTCGTCGCCCCCAATTTGAAGATCGATCTGGAGCTGAGGGATAG
- the rplP gene encoding 50S ribosomal protein L16, with translation MLSPRRTKYRKQQRGRMRGMASSANKLDFGDFGMQALEPSWITSRQIEAARRAINRYIKRGGKIWIRLFPDKPVTMRAAETRMGSGKGAPEYWVAVVKPGRIMFEITGVSEPVAKEALRLASAKMPIKTRFVKREEKV, from the coding sequence ATGTTAAGTCCTAGACGTACTAAATATAGAAAACAACAGCGCGGTCGGATGCGCGGCATGGCCAGTAGTGCCAACAAGCTAGACTTTGGCGACTTTGGCATGCAGGCACTAGAGCCAAGCTGGATTACTTCGAGGCAAATTGAGGCCGCCAGACGGGCAATCAACCGCTATATCAAGCGGGGCGGAAAAATCTGGATTCGTTTGTTCCCCGACAAGCCAGTTACGATGCGAGCGGCAGAAACCCGCATGGGTTCTGGTAAGGGCGCACCTGAATATTGGGTGGCAGTGGTCAAGCCGGGGCGAATTATGTTTGAAATTACTGGGGTGAGTGAGCCAGTGGCCAAAGAAGCACTGCGCCTAGCATCGGCCAAGATGCCGATCAAAACCCGATTCGTAAAGCGTGAAGAGAAGGTGTAG
- the rpmC gene encoding 50S ribosomal protein L29, protein MALPDIKDIKALSDDDLQAEVLALKKELFQLRLKRSTRQPFKPHEFKHTKHRLAQLLTIERERQLAEAKVDNSNSSDSSSTTESTAEEA, encoded by the coding sequence ATGGCTCTACCAGATATTAAAGACATAAAAGCACTCAGTGATGACGATCTGCAAGCAGAGGTGCTAGCGCTTAAGAAGGAATTGTTTCAGTTGCGCTTAAAAAGGTCAACAAGGCAACCCTTTAAGCCCCATGAGTTTAAGCATACTAAGCATCGCCTAGCTCAGCTGTTGACGATCGAACGGGAACGGCAACTAGCCGAGGCGAAGGTAGATAATTCTAATAGTTCTGATAGTTCTAGCACAACTGAAAGCACGGCAGAGGAGGCGTAA
- the rpsQ gene encoding 30S ribosomal protein S17 yields the protein MAVKEKVGQVVSTKMQKTVVVAVENRSAHPKYGKIVVQTKRFKAHDGEEKCQEGDRVRIRETRPLSRTKRWEVIEILSTISAQ from the coding sequence ATGGCAGTTAAAGAAAAAGTTGGCCAAGTGGTCAGCACCAAAATGCAAAAAACAGTGGTGGTGGCAGTGGAAAACCGCTCCGCTCATCCTAAATACGGCAAGATTGTGGTGCAAACCAAGCGGTTCAAGGCTCACGACGGCGAAGAAAAATGCCAAGAAGGCGATCGCGTCCGGATTCGGGAAACTCGCCCCCTCAGTCGAACCAAGCGCTGGGAAGTAATTGAAATATTAAGCACTATCTCAGCTCAGTAG
- the rplN gene encoding 50S ribosomal protein L14 codes for MIQQETILNVADNSGAKKLLCIRVIAGGNRKVGRVGDLIVATVKDAAPNMPVKKSDVVKAVIVRTRSNINRDSGMSIRFDDNAAVIVNQDGNPRGTRVFGPVARELRDKNYTKIISLAPEVL; via the coding sequence ATGATTCAGCAAGAAACAATCCTAAACGTGGCAGATAACAGCGGTGCAAAGAAGCTTCTCTGTATCCGCGTGATCGCTGGTGGTAATCGCAAAGTTGGCCGAGTAGGCGATTTAATTGTTGCCACGGTCAAGGATGCCGCCCCCAACATGCCAGTCAAAAAATCAGACGTTGTTAAAGCGGTGATCGTACGCACCCGTAGCAATATCAATCGTGATAGTGGCATGAGTATTAGATTTGACGATAATGCCGCCGTGATTGTCAACCAGGATGGGAATCCCAGAGGCACCCGCGTATTTGGCCCGGTGGCGCGTGAATTACGCGACAAAAACTATACCAAAATTATCTCGTTAGCGCCGGAGGTACTATAG
- the rplX gene encoding 50S ribosomal protein L24, translating to MAIRKVKAKPHGNRKTFKMHVKQGDTVQIISGSYKGKVGTVLQVFPKNSFVLVEGVNIKTKHVKPQQDGDSGQIITREYPIHSSNVMLYSEKEKVASRICYTYTEAGKKVRMLKKTGEILDS from the coding sequence ATGGCAATTAGAAAAGTTAAAGCCAAGCCCCATGGCAATCGCAAAACCTTCAAAATGCATGTTAAGCAGGGTGATACCGTGCAGATAATCTCTGGCTCTTACAAGGGCAAGGTGGGCACTGTGCTGCAGGTATTTCCCAAAAACAGTTTTGTGTTGGTCGAAGGTGTAAACATCAAAACCAAACATGTAAAACCCCAACAAGACGGTGATAGCGGCCAAATCATCACCAGGGAATATCCGATCCATAGCTCTAATGTGATGCTTTATTCCGAGAAAGAGAAGGTGGCCAGTCGGATTTGCTACACCTACACAGAAGCTGGCAAGAAGGTGCGCATGTTGAAAAAAACAGGCGAAATCTTGGACAGTTGA
- the rplE gene encoding 50S ribosomal protein L5 → MAKQRFLESYQTQAVPKLIEQFKYTNSHQVPKFNKVVVNRGLGEASQNAKALESSITEISVITGQKPVVTRARKAIAGFKLREGMPVGVMVTLRRERMYAFLDRLINFSLPRIRDFRGISAKSFDGRGNYTLGVREQLIFPEISYDSIDQIRGMDISIITTANTDEEGRALLAAMGMPFRK, encoded by the coding sequence ATGGCAAAACAACGATTTTTAGAATCATATCAAACTCAGGCCGTACCTAAGCTGATCGAACAGTTTAAGTATACCAATTCACATCAAGTTCCTAAGTTCAACAAAGTTGTGGTGAACCGTGGTCTTGGCGAGGCTTCCCAGAATGCTAAAGCCCTTGAATCTTCGATTACAGAGATCTCAGTAATTACTGGCCAAAAGCCGGTAGTAACCAGAGCCCGTAAGGCGATCGCAGGGTTTAAACTCCGCGAAGGGATGCCCGTGGGTGTGATGGTGACATTACGGCGGGAGCGGATGTATGCATTTTTAGATCGCTTAATCAATTTCTCTTTGCCTCGGATTCGAGACTTTCGTGGGATCAGTGCCAAAAGCTTTGATGGCAGAGGCAACTATACCCTTGGGGTCAGAGAACAGCTTATTTTCCCAGAAATCAGCTACGACTCGATCGATCAAATTCGAGGCATGGACATTTCAATTATTACCACCGCTAATACCGATGAAGAAGGTCGAGCTTTATTAGCAGCTATGGGTATGCCCTTTCGCAAATAG
- the rpsH gene encoding 30S ribosomal protein S8 produces MATNDTIADMLTRIRNATQARHSVTAIPATKMTNNIARVLKQEGYIDSYEEVGEGVDRRLMVALRYRGKHRQPIITKLQRVSRPGLRVYSNHKELPRVLGGIGIAIISTSSGIMTDREARRKGVGGEVLCYVW; encoded by the coding sequence ATGGCAACCAACGATACTATTGCCGATATGCTGACGCGCATTCGCAATGCCACCCAAGCAAGGCATTCAGTTACGGCAATCCCGGCAACCAAAATGACCAATAACATTGCCCGGGTGCTCAAGCAAGAAGGATATATCGACAGCTATGAAGAAGTGGGCGAAGGAGTCGATCGTCGCTTGATGGTAGCGTTGCGATATCGTGGCAAACATCGCCAACCAATTATTACCAAACTCCAACGGGTCAGCCGACCAGGGTTGCGGGTTTACTCCAATCACAAAGAGCTACCCAGGGTACTTGGTGGAATTGGGATTGCGATTATCTCTACCTCTAGTGGCATCATGACCGATCGTGAAGCCAGACGAAAAGGGGTAGGCGGCGAGGTACTTTGCTACGTCTGGTAG
- the rplF gene encoding 50S ribosomal protein L6 — protein sequence MSRIGKLPIPIPKKVQITIAGQQVTVKGPKGELQRTLTDYVDIEQEGEEILVKQRRESRICRQQHGLSRTLIANMVEGVTNGFERRLQIQGVGYRAQLQGKNLILNVGYSNPVQVEPPDGIQIQVENNTNVIVTGINKEVVGNTAAQIRAVRPPEVYKGKGIRYLGENVRRKAGKAGKK from the coding sequence ATGTCACGTATTGGTAAACTACCGATCCCAATTCCTAAGAAAGTCCAGATTACAATCGCCGGTCAACAAGTGACCGTGAAAGGCCCCAAGGGTGAATTGCAACGCACCCTTACTGATTATGTGGACATTGAGCAGGAAGGCGAAGAAATCCTGGTCAAGCAACGTAGAGAGAGCCGCATCTGCCGCCAGCAGCATGGCCTCAGTCGCACCCTGATCGCCAATATGGTAGAAGGGGTCACCAATGGTTTTGAGCGTCGCCTCCAAATCCAAGGTGTGGGTTATCGGGCCCAATTACAGGGGAAAAATTTAATCCTCAATGTGGGTTACTCCAACCCGGTTCAAGTTGAGCCTCCCGACGGCATTCAAATCCAGGTGGAAAATAACACCAATGTGATCGTGACCGGAATTAACAAAGAGGTGGTTGGCAACACAGCAGCGCAGATTCGCGCCGTGCGTCCCCCAGAAGTATATAAGGGCAAAGGGATTCGCTACCTTGGTGAAAATGTCCGTCGTAAGGCTGGTAAGGCTGGCAAGAAATAG